The region TGTAGTTGGAAATATTAGCGAAGCCAAAGAAATTATTGCCGATGGGAGCGATGCTGAAATGGTAGAAATGGCTAAAATGCAGTTAGACGAAGCGCAAACGCGTTTACCTGAACTTGAAGAAGAAATAAAGTTCATGCTTATTCCTAAAGATCCAGAAGACGCTAAAAACGTAATGGTTGAAATTCGTGCAGGTACAGGTGGTGATGAAGCTTCAATTTTTGCTGGCGATTTATTTAGAATGTACACCAAATATTGCGAAAATAAAGGTTGGAGAACTTCGGTTGTTGATTTAAACGAAGGTACTTCGGGCGGTTTTAAAGAAGTTATTTTTGAAGTAACTGGAGAAGATGTTTACGGAACGTTGAAATACGAAGCCGGCGTTCATCGTGTACAGCGTGTTCCACAAACCGAAACACAAGGGCGTGTGCACACATCGGCAGCAACGGTTATGGTATTACCTGAAGCGGAAGAGTTTGATGTGCAAATAGATATGAACGAAGTTCGTGTTGATTTCTTCTGTTCGTCTGGTCCAGGTGGGCAGTCGGTAAATACCACAAAATCGGCGGTACGATTAACACACATTCCAACAGGTTTGGTGGCACAATGTCAAGATCAAAAATCGCAACACAAAAACAAAGACAAAGCGTTAATTGTATTGCGTTCGCGTTTATACGAAATGGAATTGGCAAAGAAGCAAGCAGAAGACGCTACAAAACGATCTTCTCAAGTTTCATCGGGCGACCGTTCTGCTAAAATTCGTACCTACAATTATCCGCAAGGTCGTGTTACCGATCACAGAATTGGTTTAACAATTTACGATTTAGACGGTGTTATGAATGGAAACATTCAAAAAGTAATTGATGAGTTACAATTAGTATCAAATACCGAAAAGTTAAAAGAATCAGAAGTATTTTAATTTATTATATTTGGAAAGCCTCTATTTAAGAGGCTTTTTTTTAAGACTTTAAACAATGACAACAAAACAACTAAACGAGCAAATTCAACAAAAAAAATCATTTTTATGTATTGGTTTAGATGTTGATTTAACTAAAATTCCTCAACATTTATTAAATACAGAAGATCCAATTTTCGAATTCAATAAAGCTATTATTGATGCTACGCATGATTTGTGTGTATCATACAAACCAAATACTGCTTTTTACGAAGCTTATGGTTTAAAAGGATGGTTGTCTTTAGAAAAAACCATAAAATACATAAACGAAAATTATCCAGAAATATTTACAATAGCAGATGCAAAGCGTGGCGATATTGGAAATACATCAACTATGTATGCTAAGGCATTTTTAGAAGATTTAAATTTTGATTCGGTAACTGTAGCTCCTTATATGGGCAAAGATTCGGTTGAACCTTTTTTAGCTTTTGAAAACAAACATACCATTTTGTTGGCTTTAACTTCAAATCAAGGTGCTTTTGATTTTCAAACAAAAGAAGTTGAAGGTAAACCAATGTACCAAACCGTTTTAGAAACTTCTAAATCTTGGAAAAATAGTGAAAATTTAATGTATGTTGTTGGCGCTACAAAAGCAGAA is a window of Myroides sp. JBRI-B21084 DNA encoding:
- the prfA gene encoding peptide chain release factor 1 translates to MLDRLQYVKQRFDEVSDLIIQPDVIADQKRYVQLNKEYKDLKALVEKREEYINVVGNISEAKEIIADGSDAEMVEMAKMQLDEAQTRLPELEEEIKFMLIPKDPEDAKNVMVEIRAGTGGDEASIFAGDLFRMYTKYCENKGWRTSVVDLNEGTSGGFKEVIFEVTGEDVYGTLKYEAGVHRVQRVPQTETQGRVHTSAATVMVLPEAEEFDVQIDMNEVRVDFFCSSGPGGQSVNTTKSAVRLTHIPTGLVAQCQDQKSQHKNKDKALIVLRSRLYEMELAKKQAEDATKRSSQVSSGDRSAKIRTYNYPQGRVTDHRIGLTIYDLDGVMNGNIQKVIDELQLVSNTEKLKESEVF
- the pyrF gene encoding orotidine-5'-phosphate decarboxylase gives rise to the protein MTTKQLNEQIQQKKSFLCIGLDVDLTKIPQHLLNTEDPIFEFNKAIIDATHDLCVSYKPNTAFYEAYGLKGWLSLEKTIKYINENYPEIFTIADAKRGDIGNTSTMYAKAFLEDLNFDSVTVAPYMGKDSVEPFLAFENKHTILLALTSNQGAFDFQTKEVEGKPMYQTVLETSKSWKNSENLMYVVGATKAEYFTEIRKIVPDSFLLVPGVGAQGGSLAEVCKYGMSANVGLLINSSRGIIYASNNENFAEAARAEALKLQSEMALHLQNN